The Edaphobacter flagellatus sequence GCCTGTACTAATGACGATCGCAACAACAGCCGTTCCGCTTCAAGTCACCGCAACTGCTGCAGCCCTGAGCCTGATCGACAGGCTCAGGGCTGCGCACGGTGACATCATGTTTCATCAATCCGGTGGATGCTGCGACGGAAGCTCGCCCATGTGCTATCCGCTCGGCGAATTCCTCACCGGCGATCAGGATGTGCTGCTCGGCACCGTAGGCGGCGCACCGTTCTATATCGGCCGTGCCCAATTCGAATACTGGAAGCACACCCAAATCATCCTCGACGTCGTCCCCGGACGCGGCGGCATGTTCTCGCTCGAAGGCCCTGAAGGTGTTCGCTTCCTCACACGCTCACGCGTCTTCACCGACGACGAAATCGTCGCGCTCCGTACCGCAGGCCGCATCACCGGTTAGAAACTCACCTGCCCCTGTATCGCGAATCCTGCTTCGGCCAGCACACGTTCAACCGCCAGCGACACCTGCAACAGCCGGGCATCATCGTCGCCACGCGCCGAGAGCATCAACCCCACAGGAGCCTCGCCCTGCCTGTGGCACGGCATCGACAAGGAACACGCATCCAGAAAATTGAACACCAGCGTGTTCCGCAACATTGCGCCGTTCGCATCGAAGTAAGCCTCATCGCTGCGCTCCAGCTCTGCAACCAGCGGAGCAACGCGCGGCACCGTCGGCATCACCCATGCATCCACCATCGCAAAGACCTTCTCGGCACCCGCGATGATGCGCCGCCGCGCATCCAGCAGATCGCGATACTCGCTGTCTGATATCTCTCCTCCGCGCACAATGCGAGTCAGCACACGCGGATCGTAGCGATCTCCAGCACGCGCGATCAGCTCACGATGCCATGCATAGGACTCTGCAGCCGCAATCCCTCCATAGCGATAGCACTGCGGAATCTCATCCAGCGCATCGAATCGCACCGCCGACACCTTCACTCCAGCATGCGAAAGCGCATCCAGTGCTGCATCGAACGACGTCGCCACGTGGCTCTCTAAGCCATCGAGCACGTAGCCCTGCAGCACTCCAAGACGCAGACCGGCCGCATCTTCCTGCTGCAACGCATGCGTCTCTCCCGACAACACCTCATCCATCGCAGCACAACACGCAACCGTCGCAGCAATCGGTCCAATCGAATCCAGGCTGGGCGACAGCGGTAACACGCCCTGCATCGATACGCGCCGTGCCGTTGGCTTGAATCCCGTCAAACCGCACAGCGCCGCAGGAATGCGAATCGAGCCACCCGTATCCGATCCCACCGCAGCGACCGCCATACCATCGCTCACCGAAACCGCCGATCCCGAAGACGACCCACCCGAGATCCTTCCCTCTTCTCGCGCATACGGAGTCCGCGGCGTTCCATAGTGCGGATTCAACCCCAGCCCCGAGAATGCAAACTCCGTCATGTTCGTCCGGCCCACCACCACCGCACCGGCATCACGCAACCGCCTCACCACCGCCGCATCACTTGCTGCTGGCGGCGCATCGTTGAGCACCACCGACCCGGCGCGCGTCACCTGTCCCTCGACATCGAACAGATCCTTTACCGTCACCGGCACACCGCGCAACGGCAGCCCGGCGCTCACAGGCAGATAATCCGCAGCCTCCGCCTCAGCGCGTGCCGTCGATTCGAACACCTTCGTGAAGACATGCGCACCCTCACCTTCGCGGTCCAGCGCAGCCTCCAGGCAAGCCTCCACCAGCTCTCTGCTCGTAACGCGTCCCTCATCCAATGCCTCACGATAAGCCTTCAACGAATAAGCCGGAGAAACTCTCTTCATAGAAGACACTCTATATCGCCACCGCTCCAGCACGAAGCACTTCCAGCCCTTTATGATGACTGTCACACATGCAAACCTTCCGATCCTTCGCACCACACAACGTCTTC is a genomic window containing:
- a CDS encoding amidase, coding for MKRVSPAYSLKAYREALDEGRVTSRELVEACLEAALDREGEGAHVFTKVFESTARAEAEAADYLPVSAGLPLRGVPVTVKDLFDVEGQVTRAGSVVLNDAPPAASDAAVVRRLRDAGAVVVGRTNMTEFAFSGLGLNPHYGTPRTPYAREEGRISGGSSSGSAVSVSDGMAVAAVGSDTGGSIRIPAALCGLTGFKPTARRVSMQGVLPLSPSLDSIGPIAATVACCAAMDEVLSGETHALQQEDAAGLRLGVLQGYVLDGLESHVATSFDAALDALSHAGVKVSAVRFDALDEIPQCYRYGGIAAAESYAWHRELIARAGDRYDPRVLTRIVRGGEISDSEYRDLLDARRRIIAGAEKVFAMVDAWVMPTVPRVAPLVAELERSDEAYFDANGAMLRNTLVFNFLDACSLSMPCHRQGEAPVGLMLSARGDDDARLLQVSLAVERVLAEAGFAIQGQVSF
- a CDS encoding DUF779 domain-containing protein, with translation MTIATTAVPLQVTATAAALSLIDRLRAAHGDIMFHQSGGCCDGSSPMCYPLGEFLTGDQDVLLGTVGGAPFYIGRAQFEYWKHTQIILDVVPGRGGMFSLEGPEGVRFLTRSRVFTDDEIVALRTAGRITG